One genomic window of Arachis hypogaea cultivar Tifrunner chromosome 8, arahy.Tifrunner.gnm2.J5K5, whole genome shotgun sequence includes the following:
- the LOC112704936 gene encoding uncharacterized protein: MDGTVALLKTSPVRVGDEIDESTEYFHRLFWTFPPCVKAFKHCKPLISIDGTHLYGKYGGTLLLAIAQDENSNILPFVFALVEGENAESWAFFLSHLRQHVTPQEGILVISDRHNGIKAALEAPDSGWKPPHAYRTYCIDTLQRILLSVSRVRLQGGCS, from the coding sequence ATGGACGGAACCGTAGCTTTGTTGAAGACTTCACCAGTGCGTGTAGGTGATGAGATTGATGAGTCTACAGAGTACTTTCATCGACTTTTCTGGACATTCCCTCCGTGCGTTAAGGCTTTTAAACATTGCAAGCCACTAATCAGCATTGATGGTACGCATCTCTATGGGAAGTATGGCGGGACTTTACTTCTGGCTATTGCGCAAGATGAAAACTCGAATATATTGCCATTTGTGTTTGCACTTGTTGAGGGGGAGAATGCTGAGTCGTGGGCTTTTTTCTTATCCCACTTGCGTCAACATGTGACCCCACAGGAAGGAATTCTGGTGATCTCTGACAGACACAATGGCATTAAGGCTGCATTAGAGGCACCAGACAGTGGTTGGAAACCGCCTCATGCATATCGAACGTATTGCATTGACACGTTGCAGCGAATTTTGCTCTCAGTTTCAAGGGTCAGGTTGCAAGGTGGATGCTCGTGA
- the LOC112705879 gene encoding U-box domain-containing protein 24 isoform X1, which translates to MERMVSSIQGLLFSIINCLQFFPLTSRSKYGQMIFLSQFHFSLISLLFSGRFCQLTIFRESSGKTQVVLNIFDTVKLTNEVVIQKENFNKFSNQLEKISSILKSLPIEDIENPESLKDALDVLNQAITVAKQLVFEGHGRSKIYVLMNSRRMVARLKCCGEEIRRALRLIPLASKDISEMLDVEYEDEDEQVLEKVEGAIQERNLDGTYANELLCCIADAMGVPKESDALKREFQELKREMESARSRKDVAEALRMEKLIAVLERADLITSVQEKEIRYFEKRNSLGRTPLEPLHSFYCPISGDIMLDPVETSSRKTFERSAIQRWFSQGNTLCPLTMLPLDTRILRPNKTLRHSIQEWKDRNTIITISTIKSLLETNEQEQVLESLDKLQDLCLERQIHLEWLKMENFIALLIGLLGSRNREIRKRVLLILSLLAKDDTDNKQGIAKVDGALRSIVHSLARQIEESKLALKLLLELSKTNILLQLIGNVQGGILLIVTMLNSDDVEAAKIAHELLENLSFLDQNVIEMAKANYLKPLLLNLSTGAKNVKILMAETVSEIELTEQNKLSLVKDGAVRPLLGLLLENDVEIKKVVVKCLLKLSSLLENGMLMIKQGVTRPLLELLYSHSLQSPALQELIVATIMHLAISTTHQQAEEERVLLLDSEEQVYKFFSLVSLTELDVQNMILKAFQALCQSLSGFTIRMWLRQISAAKVLVHLVELNTHAVRVNALKLCYCLTEDGDHRNISSHITERFIKVLMNIIQASDDAEEMVAAIGIISRLPQETHITEWLLDSGALQTISACLKDQHKHASHRKQVTENSVEALGRFTVSANPEWQKRVAEAGMIPVLVQLLASGTPLSKQKAAISMKQLSESSYCLSKPIKKASVLKRCFTAQETGCPAHLGTCTIESSFCMLQGKALEPLVRMLSEQDVGTCEASLDALMTLLDGQTHYSGSKVLVDANAVAPMIKLLSVPASRLQEKTLTALGQIFQLDEVRNKYKAMATMPLVDITQSKDSRLKSLAAKGLAQLGLLDKQSSYF; encoded by the exons ATGGAGAGAATGGTTTCTTCAATTCAAGGCTTACTTTTCTCCATAATCAACTGTCTTCAATTTTTTCCCCTAACTTCTCGGTCTAAGTACGGACAGATGATTTTTCTATcacaatttcatttttctttaatctctcttttgttttctGGGAGATTTTGTCAGCTTACCATTTTCCGAGAAAGTTCTGGGAAGACACAG GTGGTCTTAAATATATTTGATACTGTCAAATTAACGAACGAGGTTGTGATTCAGAAGGAAAATTTCAACAAGTTCTCGAATCAGTTGGAGAAGATCTCTTCTATTTTGAAGTCTTTACCAATAGAGGATATAGAGAATCCTGAGAGCTTGAAAGATGCCTTGGATGTTCTCAACCAAGCTATTACGGTTGCTAAGCAGCTGGTTTTTGAGGGGCACGGTAGAAGTAAGATTTATGTTTTGATGAATTCGAGAAGGATGGTTGCACGTTTGAAATGCTGCGGAGAAGAAATAAGGCGAGCCCTGAGGCTGATTCCTCTTGCAAGCAAAGATATAAGCGAGATGTTAGATGTGGAGTATGAAGATGAAGACGAACAAGTTTTGGAAAAAGTTGAGGGTGCGATACAAGAGAGGAATTTGGATGGAACGTATGCGAATGAGTTGTTGTGTTGTATTGCAGATGCCATGGGTGTCCCGAAGGAGAGTGATGCGTTGAAGAGAGAattccaagagttgaaacgcgaAATGGAAAGTGCACGGTCCAGGAAAGATGTGGCAGAAGCTCTTCGCATGGAGAAGCTTATTGCAGTGCTTGAAAGGGCTGATTTGATAACCTCAGTGCAAGAGAAAGAAATTAGGTACTTTGAAAAGCGAAATTCTTTAGGCAGGACCCCTTTAGAGCCTCTGCATTCATTTTACTGTCCAATCTCTGGAGATATTATGCTGGACCCTGTTGAAACTTCTTCTCGCAAGACATTCGAGAGAAGTGCAATACAAAGGTGGTTCTCCCAAGGGAACACTCTCTGTCCATTGACCATGTTGCCCCTCGACACTCGAATCTTAAGGCCCAATAAGACTCTTCGCCACTCTATTCAAGAGTGGAAGGACAGGAATACAATCATCACCATTTCTACCATCAAGTCCCTGCTTGAAACAAATGAACAAGAGCAAGTGCTTGAATCCTTAGACAAGCTGCAGGATCTATGCTTAGAGAGACAGATACACCTAGAGTGGTTGAAAATGGAGAATTTCATAGCTCTTCTTATTGGACTTCTTGGTTCTAGAAACCGTGAAATAAGGAAGCGTGTTCTGCTCATACTGTCTTTGCTTGCAAAGGATGACACAGACAACAAG CAAGGCATTGCAAAAGTGGATGGTGCACTTCGATCGATTGTTCACTCACTTGCGCGTCAAATTGAGGAAAGCAAACTAGCATTGAAGTTGCTTTTGGAGTTATCCAAAACTAACATCTTGCTTCAACTCATAGGAAACGTTCAAGGAGGCATACTTCTAATAGTGACAATGTTAAATAGTGATGACGTTGAAGCAGCCAAAATTGCACATGAGCTTCTGGAGAACCTGTCTTTCCTTGACCAAAATGTTATAGAGATGGCAAAGGCAAATTATCTTAAGCCTTTGCTACTGAACCTTTCCACAG GAGCAAAGAATGTGAAAATACTCATGGCCGAAACCGTGTCCGAAATTGAATTGACTGAGCAGAATAAATTGTCCTTAGTTAAAGATGGGGCAGTGAGACCTCTTCTTGGACTGCTCTTGGAAAATGATGTGGAAATCAAGAAAGTGGTTGTAAAGTGTTTACTTAAGCTGTCAAGCTTGCTGGAGAATGGCATGCTGATGATTAAGCAAGGTGTTACTCGACCGCTATTAGAGTTGCTATACTCTCACAGTTTACAGTCACCTGCTCTGCAGGAACTGATCGTTGCAACAATAATGCATCTTGCCATATCAACCACCCACCAACAAGCTGAAGAGGAACGTGTATTGTTGCTTGATTCGGAGGAACAAGTATATAAATTCTTCTCTCTGGTTTCTTTGACAGAACTTGATGTACAAAACATGATTCTCAAAGCCTTTCAGGCACTATGCCAGTCTCTCTCCGGCTTCACCATCAGAATGTGGTTGAGACAG ATCTCGGCTGCTAAAGTATTGGTCCACTTGGTAGAGCTTAACACCCACGCAGTTCGGGTGAATGCCTTGAAGCTTTGTTATTGCTTGACAGAAGATGGTGACCACAGGAATATCTCATCACACATAACTGAAAGGTTCATTAAGGTTTTGATgaacatcatccaagcttctgATGACGCTGAAGAGATGGTTGCTGCTATCGGCATCATCTCTAGACTACCACAGGAGACACACATAACCGAGTGGCTTCTGGATTCTGGGGCACTTCAAACTATTTCGGCATGCCTTAAAGATCAGCATAAACATGCCTCACACAGAAAGCAAGTGACAGAGAATTCTGTCGAAGCCCTTGGTCGATTTACTGTGTCGGCAAATCCGGAGTGGCAGAAGAGAGTAGCTGAAGCAGGCATGATCCCGGTGTTGGTGCAATTGCTGGCTTCTGGAACACCTCTTTCAAAACAGAAGGCAGCTATTTCGATGAAGCAGCTTTCTGAAAGCTCATACTGCTTGAGCAAGCCGATAAAGAAGGCGAGCGTTTTGAAACGGTGCTTCACAGCACAGGAAACAGGGTGCCCAGCACATTTAGGTACATGTACGATAGAGTCTTCATTCTGCATGTTACAAGGGAAGGCCTTGGAACCCCTTGTGCGGATGCTCTCGGAACAAGACGTTGGAACATGCGAAGCATCTTTAGATGCTCTAATGACTTTGCTTGACGGCCAAACACATTATAGTGGAAGTAAGGTGCTGGTGGATGCAAACGCTGTTGCACCAATGATAAAGCTCTTGAGTGTTCCAGCTTCAAGGTTGCAGGAAAAAACTCTAACAGCATTAGGCCAAATCTTTCAACTTGATGAAGTGAGAAATAAGTATAAGGCTATGGCCACAATGCCCTTGGTGGACATAACTCAGAGCAAAGACAGCCGTTTGAAAAGTCTTGCAGCTAAAGGCCTTGCTCAATTAGGTCTACTTGATAAACAATCTTCTTATTTTTAG
- the LOC112705879 gene encoding U-box domain-containing protein 24 isoform X2, giving the protein MSDAIAAELLSQVVLNIFDTVKLTNEVVIQKENFNKFSNQLEKISSILKSLPIEDIENPESLKDALDVLNQAITVAKQLVFEGHGRSKIYVLMNSRRMVARLKCCGEEIRRALRLIPLASKDISEMLDVEYEDEDEQVLEKVEGAIQERNLDGTYANELLCCIADAMGVPKESDALKREFQELKREMESARSRKDVAEALRMEKLIAVLERADLITSVQEKEIRYFEKRNSLGRTPLEPLHSFYCPISGDIMLDPVETSSRKTFERSAIQRWFSQGNTLCPLTMLPLDTRILRPNKTLRHSIQEWKDRNTIITISTIKSLLETNEQEQVLESLDKLQDLCLERQIHLEWLKMENFIALLIGLLGSRNREIRKRVLLILSLLAKDDTDNKQGIAKVDGALRSIVHSLARQIEESKLALKLLLELSKTNILLQLIGNVQGGILLIVTMLNSDDVEAAKIAHELLENLSFLDQNVIEMAKANYLKPLLLNLSTGAKNVKILMAETVSEIELTEQNKLSLVKDGAVRPLLGLLLENDVEIKKVVVKCLLKLSSLLENGMLMIKQGVTRPLLELLYSHSLQSPALQELIVATIMHLAISTTHQQAEEERVLLLDSEEQVYKFFSLVSLTELDVQNMILKAFQALCQSLSGFTIRMWLRQISAAKVLVHLVELNTHAVRVNALKLCYCLTEDGDHRNISSHITERFIKVLMNIIQASDDAEEMVAAIGIISRLPQETHITEWLLDSGALQTISACLKDQHKHASHRKQVTENSVEALGRFTVSANPEWQKRVAEAGMIPVLVQLLASGTPLSKQKAAISMKQLSESSYCLSKPIKKASVLKRCFTAQETGCPAHLGTCTIESSFCMLQGKALEPLVRMLSEQDVGTCEASLDALMTLLDGQTHYSGSKVLVDANAVAPMIKLLSVPASRLQEKTLTALGQIFQLDEVRNKYKAMATMPLVDITQSKDSRLKSLAAKGLAQLGLLDKQSSYF; this is encoded by the exons ATGAGTGATGCAATAGCGGCTGAATTACTTTCCCAGGTGGTCTTAAATATATTTGATACTGTCAAATTAACGAACGAGGTTGTGATTCAGAAGGAAAATTTCAACAAGTTCTCGAATCAGTTGGAGAAGATCTCTTCTATTTTGAAGTCTTTACCAATAGAGGATATAGAGAATCCTGAGAGCTTGAAAGATGCCTTGGATGTTCTCAACCAAGCTATTACGGTTGCTAAGCAGCTGGTTTTTGAGGGGCACGGTAGAAGTAAGATTTATGTTTTGATGAATTCGAGAAGGATGGTTGCACGTTTGAAATGCTGCGGAGAAGAAATAAGGCGAGCCCTGAGGCTGATTCCTCTTGCAAGCAAAGATATAAGCGAGATGTTAGATGTGGAGTATGAAGATGAAGACGAACAAGTTTTGGAAAAAGTTGAGGGTGCGATACAAGAGAGGAATTTGGATGGAACGTATGCGAATGAGTTGTTGTGTTGTATTGCAGATGCCATGGGTGTCCCGAAGGAGAGTGATGCGTTGAAGAGAGAattccaagagttgaaacgcgaAATGGAAAGTGCACGGTCCAGGAAAGATGTGGCAGAAGCTCTTCGCATGGAGAAGCTTATTGCAGTGCTTGAAAGGGCTGATTTGATAACCTCAGTGCAAGAGAAAGAAATTAGGTACTTTGAAAAGCGAAATTCTTTAGGCAGGACCCCTTTAGAGCCTCTGCATTCATTTTACTGTCCAATCTCTGGAGATATTATGCTGGACCCTGTTGAAACTTCTTCTCGCAAGACATTCGAGAGAAGTGCAATACAAAGGTGGTTCTCCCAAGGGAACACTCTCTGTCCATTGACCATGTTGCCCCTCGACACTCGAATCTTAAGGCCCAATAAGACTCTTCGCCACTCTATTCAAGAGTGGAAGGACAGGAATACAATCATCACCATTTCTACCATCAAGTCCCTGCTTGAAACAAATGAACAAGAGCAAGTGCTTGAATCCTTAGACAAGCTGCAGGATCTATGCTTAGAGAGACAGATACACCTAGAGTGGTTGAAAATGGAGAATTTCATAGCTCTTCTTATTGGACTTCTTGGTTCTAGAAACCGTGAAATAAGGAAGCGTGTTCTGCTCATACTGTCTTTGCTTGCAAAGGATGACACAGACAACAAG CAAGGCATTGCAAAAGTGGATGGTGCACTTCGATCGATTGTTCACTCACTTGCGCGTCAAATTGAGGAAAGCAAACTAGCATTGAAGTTGCTTTTGGAGTTATCCAAAACTAACATCTTGCTTCAACTCATAGGAAACGTTCAAGGAGGCATACTTCTAATAGTGACAATGTTAAATAGTGATGACGTTGAAGCAGCCAAAATTGCACATGAGCTTCTGGAGAACCTGTCTTTCCTTGACCAAAATGTTATAGAGATGGCAAAGGCAAATTATCTTAAGCCTTTGCTACTGAACCTTTCCACAG GAGCAAAGAATGTGAAAATACTCATGGCCGAAACCGTGTCCGAAATTGAATTGACTGAGCAGAATAAATTGTCCTTAGTTAAAGATGGGGCAGTGAGACCTCTTCTTGGACTGCTCTTGGAAAATGATGTGGAAATCAAGAAAGTGGTTGTAAAGTGTTTACTTAAGCTGTCAAGCTTGCTGGAGAATGGCATGCTGATGATTAAGCAAGGTGTTACTCGACCGCTATTAGAGTTGCTATACTCTCACAGTTTACAGTCACCTGCTCTGCAGGAACTGATCGTTGCAACAATAATGCATCTTGCCATATCAACCACCCACCAACAAGCTGAAGAGGAACGTGTATTGTTGCTTGATTCGGAGGAACAAGTATATAAATTCTTCTCTCTGGTTTCTTTGACAGAACTTGATGTACAAAACATGATTCTCAAAGCCTTTCAGGCACTATGCCAGTCTCTCTCCGGCTTCACCATCAGAATGTGGTTGAGACAG ATCTCGGCTGCTAAAGTATTGGTCCACTTGGTAGAGCTTAACACCCACGCAGTTCGGGTGAATGCCTTGAAGCTTTGTTATTGCTTGACAGAAGATGGTGACCACAGGAATATCTCATCACACATAACTGAAAGGTTCATTAAGGTTTTGATgaacatcatccaagcttctgATGACGCTGAAGAGATGGTTGCTGCTATCGGCATCATCTCTAGACTACCACAGGAGACACACATAACCGAGTGGCTTCTGGATTCTGGGGCACTTCAAACTATTTCGGCATGCCTTAAAGATCAGCATAAACATGCCTCACACAGAAAGCAAGTGACAGAGAATTCTGTCGAAGCCCTTGGTCGATTTACTGTGTCGGCAAATCCGGAGTGGCAGAAGAGAGTAGCTGAAGCAGGCATGATCCCGGTGTTGGTGCAATTGCTGGCTTCTGGAACACCTCTTTCAAAACAGAAGGCAGCTATTTCGATGAAGCAGCTTTCTGAAAGCTCATACTGCTTGAGCAAGCCGATAAAGAAGGCGAGCGTTTTGAAACGGTGCTTCACAGCACAGGAAACAGGGTGCCCAGCACATTTAGGTACATGTACGATAGAGTCTTCATTCTGCATGTTACAAGGGAAGGCCTTGGAACCCCTTGTGCGGATGCTCTCGGAACAAGACGTTGGAACATGCGAAGCATCTTTAGATGCTCTAATGACTTTGCTTGACGGCCAAACACATTATAGTGGAAGTAAGGTGCTGGTGGATGCAAACGCTGTTGCACCAATGATAAAGCTCTTGAGTGTTCCAGCTTCAAGGTTGCAGGAAAAAACTCTAACAGCATTAGGCCAAATCTTTCAACTTGATGAAGTGAGAAATAAGTATAAGGCTATGGCCACAATGCCCTTGGTGGACATAACTCAGAGCAAAGACAGCCGTTTGAAAAGTCTTGCAGCTAAAGGCCTTGCTCAATTAGGTCTACTTGATAAACAATCTTCTTATTTTTAG